One segment of Theobroma cacao cultivar B97-61/B2 chromosome 9, Criollo_cocoa_genome_V2, whole genome shotgun sequence DNA contains the following:
- the LOC18587559 gene encoding uncharacterized protein LOC18587559 → MDRPPHNYAAASAMAYAQQQRQAPNIQQQQQFGFHPQHQQFPAAVHGPPFLPPHPSQFPYHPHMQQQPQLHPHPPPHPQLLHLQHQQQPPPAFPSHLPPHLLSSPFHGLYDSPPPHAAPPSDPELQKRIDKLVEYATKNGPEFEAMIREKQQDNPDYSFLFGGEGNGYYRYKLWLSMRPPGGPYPSFSPSSIPMMHPPPNPVMHPSSLSAPPMSAVAAAAAVGAMVTPQLHQPAFPSFFDQQHHHQHPQPFAAHGRAEYDQSFKGLSGPLPSDVAMELTNVLNNLNGTKESIKSAKIWFMQRSPFAPALAEALRDRVFALDDSERQLHVIYLANDILFDSLQRRANPDDLDNEALAFKPVLGSMLARIYHNPQNKEENQSRLQKILQFWASKEVYDQDAIYALESEMMSGPPTISFPGPPKELPAASVEPSTPAGILQQTANNNVSLWQPDKQSSIPSILDQELPDKQGTLALLPSLANQQFVPNSGPTGAFPGSMPLNSNLQPPSQQQANVGEKLPPYPLFPPGLIPGMVRKMQIGSGVPYSPLSPLDIPTVIPPSNVSPSEILERVSKFFKEIGEVNPSEGSLKSDSRDEDDEYGIEAPVRKGGACIPPPPNLQVDPDTGTYADGSAEHKPGSSGVGRLGLGATANPNEASQYDDVYTSYRKQRSTSYHSSMSARAATR, encoded by the exons ATGGATCGACCACCTCACAATTATGCAGCTGCTTCTGCCATGGCCTATGCCCAACAGCAGCGACAAGCACCCAATATTCAACAGCAACAGCAGTTTGGATTTCATCCCCAACATCAACAGTTCCCTGCAGCAGTGCATGGTCCTCCTTTTCTACCCCCACATCCTTCTCAATTCCCTTACCATCCCCACATGCAGCAGCAACCACAACTCCACCCTCATCCCCCTCCCCATCCTCAACTTCTTCATCTTCAGCATCAACAGCAACCACCACCCGCTTTCCCTTCACATTTGCCTCCTCACCTCTTGTCCTCACCTTTCCATGGCCTCTATGATTCTCCCCCACCCCATGCTGCTCCCCCATCTGATCCTGAGCTCCAGAAGCGTATCGACAAGCTTGTTGAGTATGCAACTAAGAATGGCCCCGAATTTGAAGCCATGATCCGCGAAAAGCAGCAAGATAATCCTGATTACAGTTTCCTCTTTGGTGGGGAGGGAAATGGTTACTACAGGTACAAGCTTTGGTTATCTATGCGTCCTCCAGGTGGCCCGTATCCTTCCTTTTCACCCTCTTCTATTCCTATGATGCATCCTCCCCCAAATCCTGTCATGCACCCTTCTTCTCTAAGTGCGCCTCCAATGAGTGctgttgctgctgctgctgctgttgGGGCTATGGTTACTCCACAACTGCACCAACCTGCATTTCCATCATTTTTTGATCAGCAGCACCACCATCAGCATCCTCAGCCTTTTGCTGCTCATGGCCGAGCAGAGTATGATCAGTCCTTCAAAGGCCTTTCTGGTCCACTTCCCTCTGATGTTGCAATGGAGCTTACTAACGTGCTTAACAATCTAAATGGTACCAAAGAGTCAATCAAAAGTGCCAAGATATGGTTCATGCAGAGGTCTCCATTTGCTCCAGCTCTGGCTGAGGCACTTAGAGATAGGGTATTTGCTTTGGATGATTCGGAGAGGCAATTGCACGTGATTTATCTTGCCAATGACATTCTTTTCGACAG TTTGCAGAGAAGGGCTAACCCTGATGACCTCGATAATGAAGCCCTTGCATTTAAACCTGTATTAGGTTCCATGCTTGCAAGAATATACCACAATCCTCAAAACAAGGAGGAAAACCAGTCACGGTTACAAAAAATTTTGCAGTTCTGGGCATCCAAGGAAGTTTATGATCAAGATGCTATATATGCACTTGAGAGTGAGATGATGAGTGGACCACCAACTATTTCTTTTCCTGGGCCTCCAAAAGAATTACCTGCTGCTTCAGTGGAGCCCTCAACACCTGCAG GAATATTACAGCAGACAGCAAACAATAATGTCTCCCTGTGGCAGCCTGACAAACAAAGTTCTATTCCAAGTATACTGGACCAAGAGCTCCCTGATAAACAAGGGACCCTTGCCTTGCTACCATCTCTGGCAAACCAGCAATTTGTTCCAAATTCAGGCCCTACTGGGGCTTTTCCAGGGTCTATGCCCTTAAATTCTAATCTTCAGCCACCAAGCCAACAACAAGCAAATGTTGGTGAAAAGTTGCCCCCCTATCCACTTTTCCCACCTGGTCTTATTCCTGGAATGGTCAGAAAAATGCAAATTGGCAGTGGGGTGCCTTATTCTCCCCTGAGTCCTTTGGATATCCCGACAGTTATACCTCCATCCAATGTATCGCCATCAGAAATTCTTGAGAGAGTATCAAagtttttcaaagaaattggAGAGGTCAACCCTTCTGAAGGATCCTTGAAATCCGATTCAAGAGATGAAGACGATGAGTATGGTATTGAAGCTCCTGTTCGTAAGGGTGGAGCTTGCATCCCTCCACCCCCTAATCTGCAGGTAGACCCAGATACGGGAACTTATGCTGATGGAAGTGCAGAACACAAACCAGGATCCAGTGGCGTAGGAAGATTAGGACTTGGAGCAACAGCTAATCCCAATGAAGCAAGTCAATATGATGATGTTTATACATCTTACAGAAAACAGAGAAGCACCTCGTACCACTCATCCATGAGTGCACGAGCTGCTACAAGGTAA
- the LOC18587560 gene encoding beta-amyrin 28-oxidase, translated as MVMDASFLSLLPYAILVIAGLSLVYLIHRRIAPVASKNLPPGTTGLPFLGESIQFLRAGQKGHPEKFVYDRMTKFSSKVFKTSLLGETAAVFCGSTGNKFLFSNENKLVTAWWPNSVNKIFPSSLQTSSKQESIKMRKLLPNFLKPEALQRYVSVMDMIAQRHLASSWDNEQEVTVFPLAKRFTFWLACRLFLSIEDPQHVAKFSEPFNALASGIISIPIDFPGTPFNRAIKASNLIRKELRDIIRRRKVDLAENKASPTQDILSHMLLTADENGQYMNEMEIADKILGLLIGGHDTASTAITFVVKYLAELPQVYSEVLKEQMEIAKSKEPGELLNWDDIQKMRYSWNVACEVMRLAPPLQGAFREAMTDFIYAGFSIPKGWKLYWSANSTHRNPECFPEPEKFDPRRFEGSGPAPYTFVPFGGGPRMCPGKEYARLEILVFMHNLVRRFKWEKLVPKEKIIVDPMPMPEKGLPVRLLPHNFICLSNKVFIT; from the exons ATGGTGATGGACGCCTCTTTCCTCTCCCTTCTTCCTTATGCAATTCTCGTCATTGCTGGTCTTTCACTTGTGTACCTCATTCACAGACGCATAGCCCCTGTGGCCTCTAAAAACCTGCCACCAGGCACCACCGGTTTGCCTTTCCTTGGCGAAAGCATCCAGTTTCTTAGAGCTGGCCAAAAGGGTCACCCTGAAAAGTTCGTATACGATAGAATGACCAAATTCTCATCCAAAGTTTTCAAAACTTCATTGCTAGGAGAAACAGCGGCCGTCTTTTGCGGTTCAACAGGAAACAAGTTTCTGTTCTCCAACGAGAACAAGCTTGTTACCGCATGGTGGCCTAACTCCGTCAACAAAATTTTCCCTTCCTCTCTTCAAACTTCTTCAAAACAAGAATCAATAAAAATGCGAAAGCTCCTCCCCAATTTTCTCAAACCAGAAGCACTTCAAAGATATGTAAGTGTCATGGATATGATTGCACAAAGGCACTTGGCCTCCAGTTGGGATAACGAGCAAGAGGTGACAGTTTTCCCTCTGGCTAAAAGGTTTACATTCTGGTTGGCATGTCGACTTTTTTTGAGCATTGAAGACCCTCAACACGTTGCAAAATTTTCTGAACCTTTCAATGCTTTGGCTTCTGGAATAATATCTATTCCAATTGATTTCCCAGGAACACCCTTTAACCGTGCTATCAAAGCATCCAATTTGATTCGAAAGGAGTTGAGAGATATTATCAGGCGAAGAAAGGTGGACCTAGCAGAGAATAAGGCCTCACCAACACAAGATATATTGTCCCACATGCTCTTGACAGCAGATGAGAATGGACAATACATGAATGAGATGGAGATAGCCGATAAAATTCTGGGTTTGCTTATTGGGGGGCATGACACGGCTAGTACCGCCATTACTTTTGTTGTTAAGTACCTCGCGGAGCTGCCACAAGTTTATAGTGAGGTTTTGAAAG AGCAAATGGAGATAGCAAAATCCAAGGAACCAGGTGAGCTGTTGAACTGGGATGACATACAAAAGATGAGATACTCGTGGAACGTAGCATGTGAAGTAATGAGGCTGGCACCACCCCTGCAAGGGGCCTTTCGAGAGGCCATGACTGACTTCATCTATGCTGGATTCTCTATTCCAAAAGGGTGGAAG CTATATTGGAGTGCGAACTCGACACACAGGAATCCTGAATGCTTCCCCGAGCCAGAAAAATTTGATCCAAGGAGATTTGAAGGGAGCGGACCAGCCCCTTACACATTTGTACCATTTGGAGGAGGACCAAGGATGTGTCCAGGGAAAGAATACGCGCGATTGGAAATACTCGTTTTCATGCACAATCTGGTAAGAAGATTCAAATGGGAGAAGCTAGTTCCTAAGGAGAAGATCATAGTAGACCCAATGCCCATGCCCGAAAAGGGCCTTCCTGTTCGTCTCCTCCCGCACAA CTTCATATGTTTGTCGAATAAGGTCTTCATTACATGA